The DNA segment GTTAGGTTCATTAAAAATGGAACTAGACGATATTAAAGGCAAACCTATGAGCTTGGCTATAGCCTGGCTTCCATATGTATTGCTAGGTATCGTTTTAGTGCTAAGCCGTGTTAATGCAGATTTTAAAGGTTGGTTGCTAAGCGTTAGCTTGAGTTTTAATAATATTCTTGGTGAGCAAGGAATTAGCGCTTCGATAGAACCTCTTTATTTACCTGGCGGGGTACTTGTATTCGCAGCTCTAGTAGCCGTATTGATTCAAGCGCGGAATGCGAAGCCTTTAGCTCAGGCTTTTGGGGAGTCAACGAAGACTTTGATTGGAGCCGGATTTGTCCTTATTTTTACTATCCCGATGGTGAGGATTTTTATTAACTCCGGCGTCAATATGTCCGGCTTGGACAGTATGCCTGTGATGACTGCCAATTTTGCTGCAAGTTTAGTTGGCGACTTTTTTCCTGCAATTAGCCCGACAATTGGCGCATTGGGGGCTTTTATTGCGGGCTCAAATACCATTTCAAATATGATGTTTAGTCAGTTTCAATTTGAAGTGGCACATGCATTAAATATTTCTAGTATTTTGGTTATTGCTCTACAAGCTGTAGGGGCGGCGGCTGGAAATATGGTCGCTATACATAATGTTGTCGCAGCTTCAGCTACGGTTGGGTTATTAGGTCGTGAAGGGGCAACGCTACGTAAAACGATCATTCCAACACTTTATTACCTTGTTGCTACAGGATTGATTGGTCTTCTTCTTGCCTATGGCTTTGGTATGACCGATGTATTAATGGGTTAAGACGATTAGGACTGAACTCAGTAAATAAAATGTATTATCTAATATTAGGAATATATCCATGATTATTTCATCTTCGACTGACTACCGTGCTGCGGCTAAATCAAAGCTACCACCATTTTTATTTCACTATATTGATGGTGGTTCATACTCAGAACATACTTTAAGGCGTAATAGTGATGATTTATCTGATATTGCTTTGCGCCAACGTGTTTTGAATAACATGTCTGAGTTGGATTTGAAAACACAACTGTTTGGTGAAGCTTTAAATATGCCAATCGCACTTGCTCCCGTCGGACTCACTGGAATGTATGCACGGCGTGGTGAAGTTCAAGCTGCAAAAGCAGCAAGTAATAAAGGTATCCCTTTTACTTTATCGACAGTTTCCGTTTGTCCTATTGAAGAGGTGGCACCGGCGATTAAACGGCCGATGTGGTTTCAACTTTATGTTTTAAAAGATCGTGACTTTATGAGAAATGTATTGGAGCGAGCTAAAGCAGCAGGAGTCACTACTCTTGTTTTTACGGTAGATATGCCAGTCCCAGGGGCGCGCTACCGAGATATGCATTCTGGTATGAGCGGGCCGAATGCCGCAATTCGCAGAGTGATGCAATCTGTCACTCATCCTAAGTGGGCATGGGATGTAGGTTTGAATGGGAAGCCTCATGATTTGGGCAATATTTCAGCTTACCGAGGTACACCAACCAAATTGGAAGATTATATTGGTTGGTTGGGTGCTAACTTTGATCCTTCCATTTCATGGAAAGATCTAGAATGGATCCGAGATTTTTGGGAAGGTCCTATGATTATTAAAGGGATTTTAGATACGGAAGATGCGAAAGATGCGGTTCGCTTTGGTGCCGATGGAATAGTGGTGTCTAATCATGGTGGAAGGCAATTGGATGGTGTGCTCTCGACAGCGAGAGCTTTGCCTGATATTGCTGATGCTGTAAAGGGGGATATAAAAATTTTAGTCGATTCCGGAATACGTTCGGGTTTAGATGTAGTGAGAATGTTAGCCCTAGGTGCGGATTGTACTCTTTTAGGTCGCTCATTTGTTTACGCGTTGGCAGCTCAAGGCCAATTAGGTGTTGAAAATTTATTAGATTTATATGAAAAAGAAATGAAAGTAGCGATGACGCTAACCGGAGCAAAAAGTATTAACGATTTATCTTCAACTTCTCTGGTTTCAAATTTATAACTTTGAAAGGCCAATTCAATTGGCCTTTTCTTTGTCTCATATTTCAATAACTTTGCTCAAAGAAAGGCAATATAAATCACATAAATAAAATATCGTACTTTAAAAATCAAAATACTGTTTTATTACTATTTGTGTGCAAAAAACAAACAGGCGCATGAATCAATACATGAAGTAATAATAACAATATGGAGATGAGAACGTATGAAACGGTTACCTTTAGCTATGGCTATCATGGCTTCACTCACGGCCACTTCAGCAATGGCTTTTAGCAGCATTCCTCAGCCGGTGGAACACAAAAAATCGGTAGGTTCAATGGGGGCAAATGGTTGGGCGAGTGCCGAGGAAAGTGTGACTGGTGGCGCTGGTGCCACGGCCGACCGTATCTACACAGTCACGAATCGTAAGCAGTTGATTGAGGCTTTATACGGTAGCCAAGATGCCAACATCAATGCTGATCCTAGCAATGAGAAAAAAGTCATTTATATCAAAGGCAAAATTGATTTATCCGCCAATCAAAAAGGCAATAAATCGATGACGGCGGAAGATTTCATGGCTCAATGTGAGCAGTATGGCTACAACGATTACGACACTTTTTACCAAGCCTACCGCAACGAATTTAACCCTCACACTTGGAATAAACAAAGCCTTGCTTCTAATGGTCGTCCGCCGGCGGTATCTGGGCCACTAGAAGACGCGCGTGATTGTTATCAAAAAGCACAAGCGGCGTATACGGTCCTGCGTGTGGGCTCAAATACCTCTATTTTAGGTTTAGGCAATAATGCTGAGCTCAGTTTTGGTACCTTATTATTAGGCAAAAATGGCGAGGAGCCTGTGTCTAATATTGTGATCCGCAATATCGAATTTAAAGATGCGTTTGATTTCTTCCCATCTTGGAGCCCAACCGATTCATTCAAAATTGATAAAAATGAATTTGGCGTGGGTAATTGTAGTGACGCATATGTCAGTGATGAGGTGAACCCTGCTGCATGTGAAAGCATTGAAGGTGGTCGTTGGAACTCGGAGTACGATTTAATATCGGTGGATAACGCCCATCGTGTGTGGATTGACCATAACACCTTTAGTGATGGCAAGCGTACTGATGATAAGTACCCGCCAGTATTTGCGGCGCCTTATAATGCCAAAGAGCAAAAAGTGCAGCATCATGACGGTTTAGTGGATGTGACCAACGGGGCGACACAAGTCACCATGTCTTATAACCACTTTAAAAATCACGATAAAACCAACTTGTTGGGTGGCAGCGATACCACCAATGCGGAGCGTTCGTATGGCCCAGGTTCGATTGATGTGACTTTCCATCATAACTATTGGCAAGATACCGGCCAGCGTATGCCGCGTGTTCGTTTTGGTCGAGTGCATGTTTACAACAACTTCTTCCAGCTTGACGCTAACAGCGATCCTGCGCCAACTTACCGCATGGGTGATGCCATTATTTTAGGTACTGCATCGAAAATCGTGGCAGAGAACAATTCGTTTGAGATCAAAGGTGAAGATTTTGCTAAGAAGATCATCGGCTTCAGCTCTAGCCAATCGAACCGAACTAAGTGTGAAAATACCCAACGTTATGAAGTAGGGGCTTGTGCTACTTACTTCTATGCACAAGGTAACTTAGTCAATGGTGAAGACATGGATCTGAATGAAATTGCTCAGACACGAGCCACCAGTTCAAGTAGCAATTCACCATTAACCATCTTGTCACCTAACAGCGATAGCGAGTTCTGGCTACCTCGTTATAGCTACGATTATCAATTGCAGCCTGCACAACAGGTGAAAAATGAAGTCGTACGTCACGCCGGTTCCGGTAAGTTAAAGTTTAACCCTCATCACGCCAAATAGGGGATGAATGAGTAAATGAAAAAGCCCCCGATTGGTCAAATAATCGAGGGCTTTTTAGCTGTTCTTATCACAATCAATCTTATTTTAGATCGCTCATGATTTTGTCTGCTTTCGATTGAAGCTCATCCATTTTCTTTTGGAAGTCAGCCACTTGCTCATCAGTCATGTTTGCAACTTTGTCAGAAAATGCTTTATTTTGCTCTAGCATTTTTTCAGCTTGTTTCTTGTTGTTCTCGTTCATTTCATCTAGGTTGGCTTGTTGTTTGTCTGTTAGGCTAGCAGCAGTAGCAAATGTTGAAGCAAGAACAAGAGATAACACAAGAGTACGTTTTAACATGATCAATTCCTTTATACGGATGTAGTTTCGTTGCGTAAATGACTCTTAAATCTGAACGCTATGTAAAATCTGTGTCAGACATGTCTAGATGAGGCCGATTAATCAATTTATGTGGATCTCGTGTTGTTTTTTTGTTTTTTCTTGCCGTTCAACATGTTGAATTTCATAAGGAAGTTATGATTATGGCGATAAAAATACAACAATTAATTGCTCGTGATTATGGGTTGATTATCGAAGGTTGGGAGATTGAAAAAGGGCAGCATTGGGGGATTTTCTCGACTTACAGTCATGCAGGCTCGTTAATTGGCCGTGTATTCACGGGAGATATCCAAGCAGAGGTGTCTGAAGTTGAAGGTTTACCAAGCCAGATTGGTTGGGTATCGCTTTATCAGCAGCAGTTATTGTTGGAGAAAGAACTGGCCGATGATGATACGGATTTTATGGACCGACTGGATTATGGTTCGAGTGTCGAGTCGTTGGTGGCAGAAACATGCCAAGACAAGGTGCAAGTTGAAGAATTACTTACGTTAACGGATTTGCAGCATTTGCGTCAGCGTGGTTTTCGCCAGCTTTCAACCGGCGAGACTCGACGCGTGATGTTAGCTCGGGCTTTAGCGATTGAGCCGCAATTATTGATTTTAGACGAGCCCTATGCCGGCTTAGACTTAGCGCATCAGCAACAGCTTTCTCAGTTACTTGAAACCTTATCACACCGTTTGCAATTGTTGATCATCACCTCGCGTGAAGACGAACTGCCCAGTTGCATCACTCATGTCGTTATGTTTAATGCAGAGGTGACTAAAGCGGGCGAAACGATCCATCGACTCGACGCGGGCATGAGCATAGAGCAATGGCAAACTCATCCGGTAATGGAGCAGTTAGTCGCGCTGTCGCAGCAGCGTAGCCAAGAGGTGATGCAATTAATTAAGCGACAAAGACATCAACCTCAATACGATAATCCATTAGTTGAGCTAAAAAATGCCAAAGTAGAATACACCGATGCTTTGATTTTTAAAGACGTCAATTGGCGGATTAATAATGGTGAGCATTGGCAAGTTCGTGGCCCAAATGGTTGTGGTAAAAGCACCTTATTGGGTTTGATTTTAGGCGACCACCCTCAGTGTTATAGCAACGATATTACCTTGTTTGGCAAGCCTCGCGGCAGTGGTGAAACCATCTGGCAAGTCAAAGAGCAAATAGGCATCGTGTCTTCGGCGTTGCATTTACAATATCGAGTCAATTGCAGTGCATTGGAAGTGCTATTGTCTGGCTTCTTTGACTCGATTGGTGTCTATCAAAAACCAAGTAAGAAGCAGGTAGATTTAGCCAAAGATTGGCTGGCGATTTTACACATGAGCCAATGTGAAAAGACCAGTTTCAAACAACTCGATTATGGCCAACAACGGTTACTGTTAATTGGCCGCGCTTTGATCAAGCAACCAGTGCTGCTGATCCTCGATGAGCCATATCAAGGCTTAGATTTCATTAATCGTAAGTTAGTGATGAATACGCTAAACATGATCGCCGAAGAAAATTTAAGCCAATTGTTGTACGTTTCTCACCATGTTGATGATGCGCTGCCGGCCATTCACAACTATGTCGATTTTATTGGCGATGCACACAATGGCTATGAGGTAAAGGTGACGGCGAACGCAAATTAGGTGCGCTTCATTTAGGTTTATTGCATTGTGTGAGTTGTAGTGATGCCCCACATCATTGGATATATGGGGCTAATCTATAACCTTTTAGTCTTCCGTACTTTGCTCTTCTTTTGTGATCACTCTCGCCATATTAATGGTTTTTGGGCGACGGCGTTTTTGCATGGTTTGATGAACACCACGGCGCAAACTTTGAAAGCTTTTTTCGACTTTATCGACGCCAAGCAATACACATAGAGCCAAAGTGGTCAGGAGAATCGATTGAGATTCATGACCTAAACCTATCATTAACCCTAGCGCTGCCAGAACCCAAATTACCGCCGCCGAGGTTACTCCATGAATTTTGCCATCCATTGTCATCATCACACCAGCACCTAAAAAGCCCACACCAGTAATGATTTGTCCTAACACTCGAGCTTGGTCTAGCGTGTTGGGTGATAATGAAACCGCCATCGCCATAAATAGGTAAGTACCTGAAATGATTAATATCGCAGTGCGGATGCCTACGGGTTTACCACGCAGTTGACGCTCAAGTCCAATAAAGGTGCCGTTGATGGCGCAAGCGGTGAGAGACCACCAACTAAAGGGTTCAATGTTAAGCCATTCATGTGTCATTGACGGGTGTATTTGCCTTTTTAAGAGAGGGAATGAAATTTTTGAAATAGTACGATTTTTGAGTTTGAGATCTAGACTATTATTGATGATATTTTTTTATCTTAAAGGTGAAGGGTTTCTATCGCATCGCTTTCATTGTAATGCTTAATACACATGTTACCTTGTTATTTGTATGTGTTTTATGCATAAATGTTATGCGTCTTTATCACTGTTTTATTTAAGGTTACTTCCCTATACTCGCCATCAGATAAATAACCTAGCCCAATTTGGAGAAGTTATGTTTAAAGCTTTAGTGTTAAATCAAGAAGACAAACGTACCATCGCAACAATCGAATCCCTAGACGAAAGCCAGCTGCCAGAAGGTGAAGTGTTGGTCGCGGTTGATTACTCTTCGATTAACTACAAAGATGGCCTTGCGGTGACGGGTAAGGGCAAGATCATTCGTAACTTCCCAATGGTGCCGGGGATTGATTTTGTTGGCACGGTATTGGAGTCTCAAGATGACCGTTATTCTGAAGGCGATAAAGTTGTGCTTACTGGTTGGGGTGTGGGTGAAAACCATTGGGGGGGCATGGCGGAAAAAGCGCGTCTGAAAGCGGATTGGTTAGTGCCATTACCAAAAGGTTTAGATGAAAAACAATCCATGGTGGTTGGTACCGCTGGTTTTACTGCCATGTTATGTGTACAAGCAATCTTGGATGCGGGCGTCAAACCAGAAGGCGGTGAGATCCTCGTGACAGGTGCGAGTGGTGGCGTAGGTTCAGTATCTGTCACTTTACTGAGCAAATTAGGCTATAAAGTCGCAGCGGTGACTGGCCGTATTGAGCAAAATGGTCCGCTTCTTGAAAGACTTGGTGCAACTCGCGTTATTGACCGTCGTGAATTTGAAGAGCCTGCACGCCCATTAGAAAAACAAGTTTGGGCGGGCGCAGTCGATACCGTTGGTAGTAAAATTCTAGCTAAGGTGTTAGCGCAAATGGATTACAACTCGGTAGTTGCGGCCTGTGGTTTAGCCGGCGGCTTTGATTTACCAACCACGGTGATGCCATTTATCTTGCGTAACGTACGTTTGCAAGGGGTTGATTCGGTTAATTGCCCAACGGAAAAACGCATTGCCGCTTGGAATTCATTGGCTGACTTATTACCGGCAAGCTACTTCGAGCAAGCCTGTACAGAAATCACCTTAGAAGAAGTTGCAAAATACGCGGAAGATATTACCAATGGTCAAGTGACGGGCCGAGTAGTAGTGAAGATTTAAAAGCGGTAGCTAGGCTGCTAGTAACTAGTGTTTAGGAAGCCAAATTATAAAGCCTTGCAGTGCATTGACATGAGTCGCTGCTTGGCTTTTTTATAGATGGAGCATTGGGTTCATTTGTTGATGTAAAATACGTAGAATGAAAATATCGTGTGCTCTTATTCGATAGAAAATGGCATGCTTATTATAATCATATCTTCTTATTCCTTGTTTTATCTGATTGTAATCGCGGCCAATCAAAGGCGATTCCGATAGCATTACTAAACAGCGTTCCATATCATAGGTATAGTCATCAGCCTGATCTTCACCAAAGTTTAGCCAAGTATATTCATATATTACCCGAAATCATCTTCGGCTTTTTGGGATAATTTATACACTCAACTTAGCCTTACGCTGAGCTGCAATCTGTTTTAGTGATAAGTTGCTTTCACCACTTTGTTCACCTTCCTCAATCGCATTACGTAGCATATTTTGTTGATTTTCTTGTTGCTCTAGTAAACGTAAGGCACTTCTCATTACTTCACTGGTTGAGCCGTAGCGGCCACTTTGTACCATTCGTTCAATAAAACTATTGAGCGATTCACCGATTGTGACACTTGTTGTTCGTCCCATTGGATTTGCCCTGTGTTAATTATTCACACTAAGTTTATCATAGATTAAAAATTATGCTATTTGATGAGGTTGTTACTGGGAGTGGTATCTGAAAGCAATAGTGATCTCTATTTTGGGGACGAAATTAGGATCTAGAGTTGTTATTTCTATTTGAGTTAAGACAAGCGAATGGTCCGAGATCCGAAACCATCTTTTCCTAGTAACTCGAACTTAGAAATCCTTAACCTATCCCCATCACCTCAATCCTTTCGGCGATCAACTTGCCACATTCTTGTTTTAATACTCCGCGCAACCATTGCTGGGACGAAGATTGGTCGCAGCGCGAATGCCAAATCAGAGAATAATCAAATGGCGTTAATTCAAATGGGGTTTTCTTGATCACCAGGTTGTAGCGTTTGGCGACCAGATAAGCTAAATCTGCTGGCACGGTAATGATCAGCGGCAAGGTATCCATGATGGATAAAGCGGCCTCTAAATGATAAGCCCGTAGCAGCCATTTGGGCTCAGGGTAACCGGATAAAGCTTGATCGATTAACGCTTTGACGCCATCGCTGACCGCAATCATGGCATGGTTAGCAGCTAAATAGTCGTTCAAACTGAGCTCAGTATTCGCCAGTGGATGCTTGGGGGACAATAAACAAAACACACCCACTTTACCCAAATGTTCTTTTTTGAGTGGATCGACGGAGTATGTTGGGCGGCAAATCGCCATATCTGCGCCTTGTGTGGTGAGCTGTTCTCTTAAATGATGATGTTGTAATGGTACCAACTCTAAACGAACATTCGGGGCTTCTTGGTAAATCCGCGGCAAAGCAAACGGCAAGATGGTTTGCATCGCATAATCAGTGGTGGCGATGGTAAAAGTTTGTTGGCAGGTTTGAGGATCGAAATCTTGCGGTGAAAGCAATTGGCGCAATTCATCGAGTGGTGCATTAAGTTGCTGGTGTAATTCCAATGCTTTCTGGGTTGGGAGCAGTGATTGGCCTTGGCGGGTAAACAAGGGATCATCGAGCAACTCACGTAAGCGACCCAATACACGGCTCATGGCAGATTGGCTCAGATTTAATCGAATCGCTGCTTTGCTGACACTGCCTTCCTCAATTAACACCTGTAGGGCGACAAGCAGATTCAAATCGCGACGGTAAATGTCTTCTAATTCCATCTCAAGTCTCTTAACTGAGCTGTAAATCGAGCGGCGTTTTACTTTTCTCTCCGCCAATTTCACGAGCAAGTGTCGGTACTAAATAACCTGAAACCTGCTTGAGGACACCCGCTATGATCTCGCGAGCACGTTCATCGGAGACATAAAAGTGCGCCGCGCCTTGTACCTTATCGAGCACATGTAAATAGTAGGGCAAAATACTAGCATCAAATAAAGCGCGACTTAATTGTGCTTGAGATTCGACGGTATCATTAACGCCTTTGAGTAACACGCCTTGATTAAGTAAGTGCACACCAACTTGGCGTAGCTTGTTTATAGAGGCTGCAAACTCGGCATTGATTTCATTGGCGTGATTAATGTGCGTCACCAACACCACATTTAAGCGGGTGTTTTTCAGTATTTCGCATAACTGTTCGGTAATTCGGTTGGGGATAACCACAGGCAAGCGGCTGTGAATGCGCAGGGTTTTGATATGCTCAATCTGGCTAATGCCTTCTATCAACCACTCAAGCTCTGAATCTTTAGCCATCAAAGGATCGCCACCGGATAAAATGACTTCATCCAGCTCAGGGTGAGAATCAATGTAGTCTAAACTTTGCTGCCAAGTGGCTTTGTTGCCTTTGTTATCTTGATAAGGAAAATGACGACGGAAACAGTAGCGACAGTTAACCGCACAGCCGCCTTTAACGATCATCAGCACTCGGCTTTGGTATTTATGTAGTAAACCCGGCAAGACATTATCTTGTTCATCCAGCGGGTCGGTGGAGTAGCCTTCGTGCACCTCAAACTCTTCCTCCAGAGGTAATACTTGGCGCAATAGCGGATCGTGCGGGTTGCCTTTTTCCATTCTGTCGACAAAACTTTGTGGGACACGCTGCGCGAACAGTTGGCGTGCTTGTAGGCCTGATAACCACGGCGTAGGGTCGATCTCAAGTTGTTTGAGCAGTTCTAATGGTTCAGATATGGCTTGAGCAAGCTCAGTTAACCAAGCATTTTGTCGAGTTAGATCATTTTGTGGCAGGTTAGGCGAGGTTTTGCGCCAGTTTTGCTCAACAGGGATGACTTTTCGGGTTATCATATCGGGCATTAAATTGAACTCGAAGAATATATAGAGGAAAAAATGGCGACTGTTAGCACCAATGAATTCAAAGGCGGTCTTAAAATTATGCTTGATTCTGAGCCTTGTGTCATTCTCGAAAACGAGTATGTCAAACCAGGTAAAGGCCAAGCGTTCAACCGCGTAAAAATCCGTAAATTGCTTTCGGGTAAAACACTAGAAAAAACATTCAAATCTGGTGATACCGTTGAAGTTGCTGATGTAATGGATATCGATCTTGATTATCTTTACAACGATGGCGAATTCTACCACTTTATGAACGCAGAAACATTCGAACAAATCGGTGCAGACGTGAAAGCGGTAGGCGAGAGCGCGAAATGGTTAGTAGAAAATAACACTTGTATGCTAACCCTTTGGAACGGTAACCCAATCGCAGTAACGCCACCAAACTTCGTTGAATTAGAAGTAACAGACACCGATCCAGGTCTAAAAGGTGATACTCAAGGTACTGGCGGTAAACCAGCAACATTGAGCACTGGCGCTGTGGTTCGTGTCCCACTGTTCATCTCTATTGGTGAAGTTGTGAAAGTGGATACTCGTACTGGTGAGTATGTAGGTCGAGTTAAGTAAGTTACGTTTCTCGGTATTCGGGCGCTACGCTGCTCGTCGTTCGAAAAGTAAGACTCGAAGAATAATAAACGGGCCGCTGATGATTCAGCGGCCCGTTTTTACTTGGTAGAAAAGATTGTTGCGAGAGTCGAGAAGAATAAAAGCACAAGATTAGAGCCAGAATAAAAAATGGATCGTCATCCTGAATAGTGAGGCACGAACGTAGTTCAGGATCTCCAACAACTCGTGGTTTCATCAAGCATGGTTCAATATTTACACGCTTTAGGAGATCCTGAACTGCGCTCCTACGTCGCTTTTCAGGATGACGATTCAGTTAAAAGCTAGGTGATTAAGTCCTTTTCTAGTCACGAGCAGCGTAGCGCCCGAGCCACGAGATCCGAAAAATCTTATCCCTAAAACAAAAAAGCCAGCAAGGATTGCTGGCTTTTCAATAAGTTATAAATTCCTATTACAGTAGGAAAATATATGCGATAGCAAGAACGGAAATGATCGCTGCAAATGCATAACATGCAATTTTACCAATAATCCCAGTGTGGAATTTTAGGTCGTGCATGCCGTGGTGAACACGGTGCATCGCATGCCACATTGGCAGTGCTAGAGTAGCAATGATGAATAAACCACCAATGAAGCTGCTCGCAAAGGCGTGCGCACGTAGGTAGTTGAAAGTACCCATATCAAATACGCCAAGTGGCATTAAGATACCTAGCACTAGGATTGTTACTGGTGTGATCATGGCAAACCATGTACCGCCAGCACCAAATAAAGACCACCAGATTGGCTCGTCAGAACGTCTTGGGTTTGGATTAATCATTTTCTCTCTCCTACACCAATGCCAATACAATCAATGAGATCACAGCAACTGCGGCCCATTGTGCAGCAATAATGATTTTAGGGCTTAATGGCTTACCACCTACACGAATTGGCATTACTTGCGGCATCATGCTAAAGAAAGTGGCAGCGTGGAATAAGCTACCCGCCAGTGCCACGATGTTAATCGCGATCACGAGTGGGTTTTGCATAAAGTGTTGCCACTCGACCCAAGCTTGTGGGCCTTTCACTAGGCTAGCTAGACCACAAGTTAGGAATAAAGTGAACAAAATCAATGGTAGAACCGTTGCTTCACGTAGCATGTAGAAGCGGTAGAACGGATGTTTGCTCCACCAAGTACGATTCATAGGACGAACATAAGGCTTACGATTGCTCATTCTAGATCTCCTCAGACTTGAACATAGAGAT comes from the Vibrio gangliei genome and includes:
- the lldD gene encoding FMN-dependent L-lactate dehydrogenase LldD, with protein sequence MIISSSTDYRAAAKSKLPPFLFHYIDGGSYSEHTLRRNSDDLSDIALRQRVLNNMSELDLKTQLFGEALNMPIALAPVGLTGMYARRGEVQAAKAASNKGIPFTLSTVSVCPIEEVAPAIKRPMWFQLYVLKDRDFMRNVLERAKAAGVTTLVFTVDMPVPGARYRDMHSGMSGPNAAIRRVMQSVTHPKWAWDVGLNGKPHDLGNISAYRGTPTKLEDYIGWLGANFDPSISWKDLEWIRDFWEGPMIIKGILDTEDAKDAVRFGADGIVVSNHGGRQLDGVLSTARALPDIADAVKGDIKILVDSGIRSGLDVVRMLALGADCTLLGRSFVYALAAQGQLGVENLLDLYEKEMKVAMTLTGAKSINDLSSTSLVSNL
- a CDS encoding pectate lyase family protein, producing MKRLPLAMAIMASLTATSAMAFSSIPQPVEHKKSVGSMGANGWASAEESVTGGAGATADRIYTVTNRKQLIEALYGSQDANINADPSNEKKVIYIKGKIDLSANQKGNKSMTAEDFMAQCEQYGYNDYDTFYQAYRNEFNPHTWNKQSLASNGRPPAVSGPLEDARDCYQKAQAAYTVLRVGSNTSILGLGNNAELSFGTLLLGKNGEEPVSNIVIRNIEFKDAFDFFPSWSPTDSFKIDKNEFGVGNCSDAYVSDEVNPAACESIEGGRWNSEYDLISVDNAHRVWIDHNTFSDGKRTDDKYPPVFAAPYNAKEQKVQHHDGLVDVTNGATQVTMSYNHFKNHDKTNLLGGSDTTNAERSYGPGSIDVTFHHNYWQDTGQRMPRVRFGRVHVYNNFFQLDANSDPAPTYRMGDAIILGTASKIVAENNSFEIKGEDFAKKIIGFSSSQSNRTKCENTQRYEVGACATYFYAQGNLVNGEDMDLNEIAQTRATSSSSNSPLTILSPNSDSEFWLPRYSYDYQLQPAQQVKNEVVRHAGSGKLKFNPHHAK
- a CDS encoding ATP-binding cassette domain-containing protein, yielding MAIKIQQLIARDYGLIIEGWEIEKGQHWGIFSTYSHAGSLIGRVFTGDIQAEVSEVEGLPSQIGWVSLYQQQLLLEKELADDDTDFMDRLDYGSSVESLVAETCQDKVQVEELLTLTDLQHLRQRGFRQLSTGETRRVMLARALAIEPQLLILDEPYAGLDLAHQQQLSQLLETLSHRLQLLIITSREDELPSCITHVVMFNAEVTKAGETIHRLDAGMSIEQWQTHPVMEQLVALSQQRSQEVMQLIKRQRHQPQYDNPLVELKNAKVEYTDALIFKDVNWRINNGEHWQVRGPNGCGKSTLLGLILGDHPQCYSNDITLFGKPRGSGETIWQVKEQIGIVSSALHLQYRVNCSALEVLLSGFFDSIGVYQKPSKKQVDLAKDWLAILHMSQCEKTSFKQLDYGQQRLLLIGRALIKQPVLLILDEPYQGLDFINRKLVMNTLNMIAEENLSQLLYVSHHVDDALPAIHNYVDFIGDAHNGYEVKVTANAN
- a CDS encoding MgtC/SapB family protein, with the translated sequence MTHEWLNIEPFSWWSLTACAINGTFIGLERQLRGKPVGIRTAILIISGTYLFMAMAVSLSPNTLDQARVLGQIITGVGFLGAGVMMTMDGKIHGVTSAAVIWVLAALGLMIGLGHESQSILLTTLALCVLLGVDKVEKSFQSLRRGVHQTMQKRRRPKTINMARVITKEEQSTED
- the acuI gene encoding acrylyl-CoA reductase (NADPH), with the protein product MFKALVLNQEDKRTIATIESLDESQLPEGEVLVAVDYSSINYKDGLAVTGKGKIIRNFPMVPGIDFVGTVLESQDDRYSEGDKVVLTGWGVGENHWGGMAEKARLKADWLVPLPKGLDEKQSMVVGTAGFTAMLCVQAILDAGVKPEGGEILVTGASGGVGSVSVTLLSKLGYKVAAVTGRIEQNGPLLERLGATRVIDRREFEEPARPLEKQVWAGAVDTVGSKILAKVLAQMDYNSVVAACGLAGGFDLPTTVMPFILRNVRLQGVDSVNCPTEKRIAAWNSLADLLPASYFEQACTEITLEEVAKYAEDITNGQVTGRVVVKI
- a CDS encoding type II toxin-antitoxin system RelE/ParE family toxin, whose translation is MERCLVMLSESPLIGRDYNQIKQGIRRYDYNKHAIFYRIRAHDIFILRILHQQMNPMLHL
- a CDS encoding type II toxin-antitoxin system ParD family antitoxin, which translates into the protein MGRTTSVTIGESLNSFIERMVQSGRYGSTSEVMRSALRLLEQQENQQNMLRNAIEEGEQSGESNLSLKQIAAQRKAKLSV
- a CDS encoding LysR family transcriptional regulator is translated as MELEDIYRRDLNLLVALQVLIEEGSVSKAAIRLNLSQSAMSRVLGRLRELLDDPLFTRQGQSLLPTQKALELHQQLNAPLDELRQLLSPQDFDPQTCQQTFTIATTDYAMQTILPFALPRIYQEAPNVRLELVPLQHHHLREQLTTQGADMAICRPTYSVDPLKKEHLGKVGVFCLLSPKHPLANTELSLNDYLAANHAMIAVSDGVKALIDQALSGYPEPKWLLRAYHLEAALSIMDTLPLIITVPADLAYLVAKRYNLVIKKTPFELTPFDYSLIWHSRCDQSSSQQWLRGVLKQECGKLIAERIEVMGIG
- the epmB gene encoding EF-P beta-lysylation protein EpmB; the encoded protein is MPDMITRKVIPVEQNWRKTSPNLPQNDLTRQNAWLTELAQAISEPLELLKQLEIDPTPWLSGLQARQLFAQRVPQSFVDRMEKGNPHDPLLRQVLPLEEEFEVHEGYSTDPLDEQDNVLPGLLHKYQSRVLMIVKGGCAVNCRYCFRRHFPYQDNKGNKATWQQSLDYIDSHPELDEVILSGGDPLMAKDSELEWLIEGISQIEHIKTLRIHSRLPVVIPNRITEQLCEILKNTRLNVVLVTHINHANEINAEFAASINKLRQVGVHLLNQGVLLKGVNDTVESQAQLSRALFDASILPYYLHVLDKVQGAAHFYVSDERAREIIAGVLKQVSGYLVPTLAREIGGEKSKTPLDLQLS
- the efp gene encoding elongation factor P, whose amino-acid sequence is MATVSTNEFKGGLKIMLDSEPCVILENEYVKPGKGQAFNRVKIRKLLSGKTLEKTFKSGDTVEVADVMDIDLDYLYNDGEFYHFMNAETFEQIGADVKAVGESAKWLVENNTCMLTLWNGNPIAVTPPNFVELEVTDTDPGLKGDTQGTGGKPATLSTGAVVRVPLFISIGEVVKVDTRTGEYVGRVK